One part of the Alligator mississippiensis isolate rAllMis1 chromosome 3, rAllMis1, whole genome shotgun sequence genome encodes these proteins:
- the CDYL gene encoding chromodomain Y-like protein isoform X5 encodes MEALAANGTTNLQTSVTGVTASKRRFIDDRRDQPFDKRLRFSVRQTESAYRYRDIVVRKQDGFTHILLSTKSSENNSLNPEVMKEVQSALSTAAADDSKLVLFSAVGSVFCCGLDFIYFIRRLTDDRKRESTKMAEAIRNFVNTFIQFKKPIIVAVNGPAIGLGASILPLCDVVWANEKAWFQTPYTTFGQSPDGCSSLTFPRIMGLASANEMLFSGRKLTAQEACAKGLVSQVFWPGTFTQEVMVRIKELVTCNSVVLEESKALVRNVMKVDLEQANEKECEVLKKIWGSAQGMDSMLKYLQRKIDEF; translated from the exons ATGGAAGCATTAGCAGCCAATGGTACCACCAACCTCCAAACATCTGTAACAGGAGTGACAGCCAGCAAACGAAGATTTATTGATGATAGGAGAGACCAGCCTTTTGATAAGAGGCTACGCTTCAGTGTGAGACAGACAGAAAGTGCTTACCGGTACAGAGACATTGTTGTCAGGAAACAAGATGGATTCACACACATTTTGCTATCAACAAAATCATCTGAGAACAATTCACTAAATCCAGAG GTTATGAAGGAAGTCCAAAGTGCACTGAGTACAGCAGCTGCAGATGACAGTAAACTTGTGCTGTTCAGTGCAGTTGGTAGTGTCTTCTGCTGTGgtcttgattttatttattttatacgGCGTTTAACAGATGATAGAAAAAGGGAAAGCACTAAGATGGCAGAAGCTATTCG gaattTTGTGAATACTTTTATCCAGTTTAAGAAACCCATTATTGTAGCAGTAAATGGCCCAGCCATTGGACTTGGAGCATCCATACTGCCTCTCTGTGATGTGGTTTGGGCTAATGAGAAGGCTTGGTTTCAGACACCATACACTACTTTCGGACAGAGTCCGGATGGATGTTCATCCCTCACATTTCCTAGGATAATGGGCTTGGCTTCT GCAAATGAAATGTTGTTCAGTGGAAGGAAGCTGACTGCACAGGAAGCTTGTGCAAAAGGACTAGTCTCTCAAGTGTTTTGGCCAGGGACATTTACACAGGAAGTCATGGTTCGAATTAAGGAACTCGTCACATGTAATTCAGTT GTACTTGAAGAATCCAAAGCTTTAGTCCGTAATGTCATGAAGGTGGACTTAGAACAAGCAAATGAAAAGGAGTGTgaagttttaaagaaaatctggggctctgcacaaggGATGGACTCTATGTTAAAATACCTGCAGAGGAAAATTGATGAGTTCTGA